One region of Rhodocaloribacter litoris genomic DNA includes:
- a CDS encoding type II toxin-antitoxin system VapC family toxin, with translation MHLFDSNILIYHLNDALPPVVLGKVERWITEGALISVITRIEVMGYPQAETQLRQASRLLS, from the coding sequence ATGCACCTCTTCGACAGCAATATCCTCATCTATCACCTCAACGATGCCTTGCCTCCGGTCGTACTTGGCAAGGTAGAGCGCTGGATCACGGAAGGGGCATTGATCTCCGTGATAACGCGCATTGAAGTCATGGGTTACCCACAGGCTGAGACGCAACTAAGGCAGGCGAGCAGGCTGCTGTCGTAG
- a CDS encoding bifunctional 3-deoxy-7-phosphoheptulonate synthase/chorismate mutase, which translates to MHEDLQTYRHQLDEVDRRLLEALAARQAIIDEIAALKAMSRGELRDFQREEEILTRMSDQARKAGLNDYFVRSLFHQILDYSVRYQIDHLAGHDHPERVVVAYQGSEGAYGHLAALHHFSARPVKPVCHGYPTLREAARAVEAGDAGYAVLPVENTTAGSINETYDLLAQTSLHLVAEEVLKVEHCLAAIEPVPLRLIRRISADPQDIAQCSTFLATLSDCHVESCPDTARAARQVRDEKDLSHAAITTEEVARRYGLHVLKRHIANQKEVYTRFFIVAGAPVAYDTRIPCKTSLVFATAHEKGALLRCLNVLAEHGLNLTKLESRPRTNTPWEYLFYVDFEGNVAEAQVEAALRVLEAETPYLKVLGSYPIRAVPQQHLPPRALPNGRPAKPVPPPAPKPAPRTVVHEKKPYRLASRAHRPHDTLIQVGPVTIGGDVPVLIAGPCSVESKEQIMACAEAVHTLGGHILRGGCFKPRTSPYAFQGLGYEGLALLAEAGRAYGLPVVTEVLHPADVAAVAREADILQIGARNMQNFALLKEVGQAGRPVLLKRGMMASIDEWLSAAEYILAHGNPNVILCERGIRTFETATRNTLDLSAVPVVRERTHLPVIVDPSHACGTWRWVVPMARAALAAGAHGVMVEIHPEPERALSDGPQSLTFETFRELAATFYQTT; encoded by the coding sequence ATGCACGAGGACCTGCAGACCTACCGCCATCAACTCGACGAGGTCGATCGTCGCCTGCTCGAAGCCCTGGCGGCCCGCCAGGCCATCATCGACGAGATTGCCGCCCTGAAGGCCATGAGCCGGGGCGAGCTTCGCGACTTTCAGCGGGAGGAGGAAATCCTCACCCGCATGAGCGACCAGGCCCGTAAGGCCGGGCTGAACGACTACTTCGTCCGCTCGCTCTTTCACCAGATCCTCGACTATTCCGTCCGGTACCAGATCGATCACCTGGCCGGTCACGACCATCCGGAGCGGGTGGTGGTCGCCTACCAGGGCTCGGAGGGCGCCTACGGCCATCTGGCCGCGCTGCATCACTTCAGCGCGCGCCCGGTGAAGCCGGTCTGCCACGGCTACCCGACCCTGCGCGAGGCCGCCCGGGCCGTCGAGGCCGGCGACGCCGGCTATGCCGTGCTGCCGGTCGAGAACACGACCGCCGGTTCGATCAACGAGACCTACGACCTGCTGGCACAGACGTCGCTGCACCTCGTCGCCGAAGAGGTGCTGAAAGTGGAGCATTGCCTGGCGGCCATCGAGCCCGTCCCGCTCCGCCTCATCCGCCGTATCTCGGCCGATCCCCAGGACATCGCCCAGTGCAGCACCTTCCTGGCCACGCTCAGCGACTGCCACGTCGAGAGCTGCCCGGACACCGCCCGGGCCGCCCGGCAGGTGCGCGACGAGAAAGACCTCTCCCATGCCGCCATCACGACCGAGGAAGTGGCCCGCCGCTACGGCCTGCACGTGCTCAAAAGGCACATCGCCAACCAGAAGGAGGTCTACACCCGCTTCTTCATCGTCGCCGGGGCACCGGTCGCCTACGACACGCGGATTCCCTGCAAGACGTCGCTCGTCTTCGCCACGGCGCACGAGAAGGGCGCCCTGTTGCGCTGCCTGAACGTGCTGGCCGAACACGGCCTCAACCTGACCAAGCTGGAGTCGCGGCCCCGCACGAACACCCCGTGGGAATACCTGTTCTACGTTGACTTCGAGGGCAACGTCGCCGAGGCGCAGGTGGAGGCGGCGCTCCGGGTGCTGGAAGCCGAAACGCCCTACCTGAAGGTGCTGGGCTCCTACCCGATCCGGGCCGTCCCGCAACAGCACCTCCCGCCGCGTGCTCTCCCGAACGGACGGCCGGCGAAGCCGGTGCCGCCCCCTGCTCCGAAGCCGGCCCCCCGCACGGTCGTGCACGAAAAGAAGCCGTACCGGCTCGCCTCACGGGCCCACCGGCCGCATGACACCCTGATCCAGGTGGGACCGGTCACCATCGGCGGCGACGTGCCGGTGCTGATCGCCGGCCCCTGCAGTGTCGAGTCGAAGGAGCAGATCATGGCGTGCGCCGAGGCGGTCCACACCCTAGGCGGGCACATCCTGCGGGGCGGCTGCTTCAAGCCTCGCACCTCGCCGTATGCCTTCCAGGGGCTGGGCTACGAGGGACTGGCCCTGCTGGCCGAGGCCGGACGCGCCTACGGGCTGCCCGTCGTCACCGAGGTGCTGCATCCGGCCGACGTCGCCGCCGTGGCCCGCGAGGCCGACATCCTGCAGATCGGCGCACGCAACATGCAGAACTTTGCGCTGCTCAAAGAGGTCGGGCAGGCCGGGCGTCCCGTCCTGCTCAAGCGCGGCATGATGGCTTCGATCGACGAATGGCTCTCCGCCGCGGAGTACATCCTGGCCCACGGCAACCCGAATGTCATCCTCTGCGAGCGGGGCATCCGCACCTTCGAGACGGCCACCCGCAACACGCTCGACCTCTCGGCCGTGCCCGTCGTCCGCGAACGCACGCACCTGCCGGTGATCGTCGACCCCTCGCACGCCTGCGGCACGTGGCGCTGGGTGGTGCCGATGGCCCGGGCCGCGCTGGCCGCCGGTGCCCACGGCGTGATGGTGGAGATCCACCCGGAGCCAGAGCGGGCCCTCAGCGACGGCCCCCAGTCCCTGACGTTCGAGACGTTCCGCGAACTGGCCGCGACCTTCTACCAGACCACCTGA
- a CDS encoding PLD nuclease N-terminal domain-containing protein, with product MHTKTPVFLPALLLGLSTVLLAGCGGPNLLERINNPWGYGLCSLIILVLDIIALLEVAGSDRSFGDKVLWGLLIFFFPVGGLILYYLFGRK from the coding sequence ATGCACACGAAAACACCCGTGTTCCTGCCGGCCCTGCTGCTGGGCCTCTCGACCGTCTTGCTGGCCGGCTGCGGCGGCCCGAACCTGCTCGAACGCATCAACAACCCGTGGGGCTACGGCCTCTGCAGCCTGATCATCCTGGTGCTGGACATCATCGCGTTGCTCGAAGTGGCCGGCAGCGACCGCAGCTTCGGCGACAAGGTGCTCTGGGGCTTGCTGATCTTCTTCTTCCCCGTCGGCGGGCTGATCCTCTATTACCTCTTCGGCCGAAAATAG
- the dusB gene encoding tRNA dihydrouridine synthase DusB — translation MKIGTIDFGDRPLFLAPMEDVSDPPFRILCKRYGADMLYTEFISSGGLVHDAEGSYQKLDIYDEERPVGIQIFGGDVAQVREATKIVDAAGPDVIDINFGCPVKKVVCKDGGAGILRNLPKMRAITEAVIEGATRPVTVKTRLGWNDQSIRILEVARMLEDCGVQALAVHARTRAQMYRGQARWEWLRRIKEESGLRIPLIGNGDATTPEKIKAMFDETGVDAVMIGRGAIGNPWIFRDAKRYMATGEVPPPPSWEERLAVVCEHLTLKCEWLGERKGVLEMRRMYGGYFKGFRGASKVRQLIIDETSRERIIEKLMNVREHEPDVQVAVPSRPAKAARLSAALLAKLPKPAHDLRPATTEA, via the coding sequence ATGAAGATCGGCACCATCGACTTCGGCGACCGCCCGCTGTTTCTCGCGCCCATGGAGGACGTGAGCGACCCGCCGTTCCGCATCCTGTGCAAGCGGTACGGGGCGGACATGCTCTACACCGAGTTCATCTCGTCGGGCGGGCTCGTCCACGACGCCGAGGGCTCCTACCAGAAGCTCGACATCTACGACGAGGAGCGCCCCGTCGGTATCCAGATCTTCGGCGGGGACGTCGCGCAGGTGCGCGAGGCGACGAAGATCGTCGATGCGGCCGGGCCGGACGTGATCGACATCAACTTCGGTTGCCCGGTCAAGAAGGTGGTCTGCAAGGATGGCGGGGCCGGCATCCTGCGCAACCTGCCCAAGATGCGGGCCATCACGGAAGCCGTCATCGAAGGTGCCACACGGCCGGTGACGGTCAAGACGCGCCTGGGCTGGAACGACCAGTCGATCCGCATCCTGGAGGTGGCCCGGATGCTGGAGGACTGTGGCGTGCAGGCGCTGGCGGTCCACGCCCGCACGCGGGCGCAGATGTACAGGGGACAGGCCCGCTGGGAGTGGCTGCGCCGGATCAAGGAGGAGAGCGGCCTGCGCATCCCGCTCATCGGCAACGGTGATGCTACCACGCCGGAGAAGATCAAGGCGATGTTCGACGAGACCGGCGTGGATGCCGTCATGATCGGGCGCGGCGCCATCGGCAACCCCTGGATCTTCCGTGACGCCAAGCGCTACATGGCCACGGGGGAGGTGCCGCCCCCGCCCTCGTGGGAGGAGCGCCTGGCCGTCGTCTGCGAGCACCTGACGCTCAAGTGCGAGTGGCTCGGCGAGCGCAAGGGCGTGCTGGAGATGCGGCGCATGTACGGCGGCTACTTCAAAGGTTTCCGGGGCGCGAGCAAGGTGCGCCAGCTCATCATCGACGAGACTTCGCGCGAGCGCATCATCGAGAAGCTGATGAACGTCCGCGAGCACGAGCCGGACGTGCAGGTGGCGGTCCCGTCGCGACCGGCGAAGGCCGCCCGGCTGTCCGCGGCCCTGCTGGCGAAGCTCCCGAAGCCCGCCCACGACCTGCGCCCCGCCACGACGGAGGCATGA
- a CDS encoding ectonucleotide pyrophosphatase/phosphodiesterase: protein MRRLALLPALLFTGLLLTGCRAERPQPPALLLISLDGFRYDYLERYDAPTLRRLAREGVHAADGMQVAFPTKTFPNHYTTVTGLYPEHHGIVANNMYDPAMDAWFSLSNREAVEDARWWGGEPLWVTAEKQGLRSATYFWPGSEAAIRGVRPTYWKRYDSRVPGPERVDTVLAWLDLPAGRRPAFITLYFSDVDGAGHRYGPDAPETAEAVARVDGYLARLVAGLEARDLYDRVNLIVLSDHGMTATGPERVIALDDYIDPDDLTIVDRDPVLMARPKAGRFEAVYAALKDAHPHLHVYRREETPARWHFRAHPRIPDLIAVADEGWRIVTERARAEADPDRLRGGSHGYDNALPSMHALFVAHGPAFRQGLTVAPFENVHLYALMAHVLGLRPAPNDGTLDAVRHLLRDTG from the coding sequence ATGCGTCGCCTTGCCTTGCTGCCGGCTCTCCTGTTCACCGGCCTGCTGCTTACCGGTTGCCGTGCCGAACGGCCTCAGCCGCCGGCGCTGCTGCTCATCTCGCTCGACGGCTTCCGGTACGACTACCTGGAGCGCTACGACGCCCCGACGCTCCGGCGGCTGGCCCGGGAGGGCGTCCATGCCGCCGACGGGATGCAGGTCGCCTTTCCGACCAAGACGTTTCCCAACCATTACACCACCGTCACCGGCCTCTATCCGGAGCACCACGGCATCGTGGCCAACAACATGTACGACCCGGCGATGGATGCCTGGTTCAGCCTGAGCAACCGCGAGGCGGTGGAGGATGCCCGCTGGTGGGGCGGCGAACCCCTCTGGGTGACGGCCGAGAAACAGGGCCTCCGCAGCGCCACGTATTTCTGGCCCGGCTCCGAAGCGGCGATCCGGGGGGTGCGCCCCACCTACTGGAAACGCTACGACAGCCGCGTTCCCGGCCCCGAACGCGTCGACACGGTGCTGGCCTGGCTGGACCTCCCCGCCGGTCGCCGCCCTGCCTTTATCACCCTCTATTTCAGCGACGTGGACGGGGCCGGCCACCGCTACGGCCCCGACGCCCCCGAGACGGCCGAGGCCGTCGCCCGGGTGGACGGCTACCTGGCCCGCCTGGTCGCCGGGCTCGAAGCACGGGACCTCTACGACCGTGTCAACCTGATCGTCCTCTCGGACCACGGCATGACGGCCACCGGCCCCGAACGCGTCATCGCCCTCGACGACTACATCGACCCGGACGACCTGACGATCGTCGATCGTGACCCGGTGCTCATGGCCCGGCCGAAAGCGGGACGGTTCGAGGCCGTCTATGCCGCCCTCAAAGATGCCCACCCGCACCTGCACGTCTACCGCCGCGAGGAGACGCCCGCACGGTGGCACTTCCGCGCGCACCCCCGCATCCCGGACCTGATCGCCGTGGCCGACGAGGGCTGGCGCATCGTCACCGAACGCGCCCGGGCCGAGGCCGACCCGGACCGCCTCCGCGGCGGCTCGCACGGCTACGACAACGCCCTGCCGTCGATGCACGCCCTCTTCGTGGCCCACGGGCCCGCTTTCCGGCAGGGCCTCACCGTGGCCCCGTTCGAGAACGTGCACCTCTACGCCCTGATGGCCCACGTGCTCGGCCTCCGGCCCGCCCCGAACGACGGCACACTGGACGCCGTCCGCCACCTGCTGCGCGACACCGGCTGA
- a CDS encoding universal stress protein — translation MPAAEFATSGHTFPPTQPGTPVMLNIRKILFPTDFSETSAQALAYALRLAHEYDAELHLLHVEVLYEEDPHNPTHRLPDREAILARLRTLIDDHDAAEHLPDGAVEDLTIRHVHRRNVSAAPAIVEYAAEEGINLIVLGTHGRRGLRRLLLGSVAEEVVRTAPCPVFTVRRHKEDRKPEPVRHILVPVDFSEHAREALTVARELAARYGAALQLLHVLEEVLHPAFYNFGATSIKDLQPDIEEKATEALMKFFRETAGADAEVTYHVIEGHAGRDIATFAEEHDSDLIVISTHGLGGLEHLLMGSVTEKVIRRAPCPVLVLKAFQRSIVASGEG, via the coding sequence ATGCCTGCTGCCGAATTCGCAACTTCCGGGCACACGTTTCCTCCCACCCAGCCCGGCACACCGGTCATGCTCAACATCCGCAAGATCCTCTTCCCGACCGACTTCTCCGAGACTTCGGCGCAGGCCCTCGCCTATGCGCTCCGGCTGGCGCACGAGTACGACGCGGAGCTGCACCTGCTGCACGTGGAGGTGCTCTATGAAGAAGACCCGCACAACCCGACCCATCGCCTGCCGGACCGGGAGGCCATCCTGGCGCGGCTTCGCACCCTGATCGACGATCACGACGCTGCCGAACACCTCCCCGACGGGGCGGTCGAGGACCTCACGATCCGCCACGTACACCGCCGCAACGTCTCGGCCGCCCCGGCCATCGTCGAGTATGCGGCCGAGGAAGGGATCAACCTGATCGTCCTCGGCACGCACGGGCGGCGCGGGTTGCGGCGGCTGCTGCTCGGCAGCGTGGCCGAGGAGGTGGTGCGCACGGCCCCCTGTCCGGTCTTCACCGTACGCCGGCACAAAGAAGACCGGAAGCCGGAGCCGGTCCGGCACATCCTCGTGCCCGTCGACTTCTCCGAGCATGCCCGCGAAGCCCTCACCGTCGCCCGCGAACTCGCAGCCCGCTACGGCGCCGCCCTCCAGCTGCTGCACGTACTCGAAGAGGTCCTCCATCCGGCCTTCTACAACTTCGGCGCCACCTCCATCAAAGACCTCCAGCCGGACATCGAGGAGAAGGCCACCGAGGCCCTGATGAAGTTTTTCCGGGAAACGGCGGGCGCCGATGCCGAGGTGACGTACCACGTCATCGAAGGCCATGCCGGTCGCGACATCGCAACGTTCGCCGAGGAGCACGACAGCGACCTGATCGTCATCTCGACGCACGGCCTCGGCGGGCTGGAGCACCTGCTCATGGGCAGCGTCACCGAGAAGGTGATCCGGCGCGCCCCCTGTCCGGTGCTCGTGCTGAAGGCCTTCCAGCGCTCGATCGTCGCCTCCGGGGAAGGCTGA